Proteins encoded together in one Planctomyces sp. SH-PL14 window:
- a CDS encoding RNA polymerase sigma factor — translation MAFPDTQLTLIQRLVSFRKEEDWKQFFEDYWGAVLRFARRSGSLSLADAEEVASDTMQILADGALLARWTDNRAAKLRTLLCAVVRNVLANRSRAVRSREAALAEYRDELLRQEVIPPATDGDQFYAAWAEHLVHASVESLMQDYHATGRGDYFRALYSRICENLTIAEIAEALELPQSTVENYLRHGRQRLMERLENKLREHVERYSTPTNATDEFQAEWRHLGRHLGERGGIEGAIQRAYAGLMNSRSSSLSMPAG, via the coding sequence ATGGCCTTTCCCGACACACAGCTGACGCTCATTCAGCGGCTGGTGTCTTTCCGGAAAGAGGAGGACTGGAAGCAGTTTTTTGAAGACTACTGGGGAGCCGTGCTACGGTTCGCGAGACGGTCCGGGAGTCTCAGTCTGGCGGACGCCGAGGAGGTAGCTTCCGACACGATGCAGATTCTGGCCGACGGCGCGCTCCTGGCGCGGTGGACCGACAACCGGGCGGCGAAGCTCAGGACGCTTCTTTGCGCCGTCGTGCGAAACGTGCTGGCGAACCGTTCGAGAGCCGTTCGGAGTCGGGAGGCCGCTCTGGCGGAGTACCGGGACGAGCTGCTGCGGCAGGAGGTCATCCCGCCGGCGACCGATGGCGACCAGTTCTACGCCGCCTGGGCCGAACACCTCGTCCACGCGTCCGTCGAGTCGCTGATGCAGGACTACCATGCCACGGGCCGGGGCGACTATTTTCGAGCTCTCTACAGCCGAATCTGCGAGAACCTTACGATTGCGGAGATCGCCGAGGCGCTGGAACTCCCTCAATCGACTGTTGAGAACTATCTCCGCCACGGTCGGCAGCGGCTGATGGAACGGTTGGAGAACAAATTGCGCGAGCATGTCGAACGCTACTCGACGCCAACGAACGCGACCGACGAGTTTCAGGCCGAATGGCGTCATCTCGGCCGTCATCTTGGCGAGCGAGGTGGAATTGAAGGAGCGATCCAACGGGCTTATGCAGGTTTGATGAATTCGCGCTCGTCTTCGCTGAGTATGCCGGCTGGGTGA
- a CDS encoding IS5 family transposase: MDKPRKVYPSDVSDEEWEFVVPYLTLMREDAPQREHSLRDVFDALRWLVKTGGQWRYLPGDFPPWQVVYQQARRWVTAGVFEAIVHDVRELLRLTGDRKASPSAVILDARTIQSTPESGSRAGYDGHKRRNGSKVHAAVDTLGHLLALTVTPASEQERAQVAELAEQVQQATGQTVTLAYVDQGYTGEAPAEAARAKGIDLEVVKHTEAKKGFVLLPRRWVVERTFGWLARFRRLARDYERLGSTLASWHWLAFATLILRRMMNLVADSA; encoded by the coding sequence ATGGATAAGCCACGGAAGGTCTATCCCAGCGATGTCAGCGACGAAGAGTGGGAGTTCGTCGTTCCCTATCTCACTCTCATGAGGGAGGACGCCCCTCAAAGGGAGCATTCCCTGCGGGACGTCTTCGACGCCCTCCGCTGGTTGGTCAAGACCGGCGGTCAGTGGCGATATCTCCCCGGAGACTTCCCTCCCTGGCAGGTCGTCTATCAGCAGGCCAGAAGATGGGTGACTGCCGGCGTTTTCGAGGCCATCGTCCATGATGTCCGGGAACTGCTGCGTCTGACGGGAGATCGGAAGGCGAGTCCCTCGGCGGTCATCCTCGACGCCCGAACGATCCAGTCGACGCCGGAGAGCGGATCGCGAGCGGGGTACGACGGACACAAGCGGCGGAACGGCTCCAAGGTCCACGCCGCTGTGGATACGCTCGGTCATCTCCTGGCTCTGACGGTGACACCCGCCAGCGAGCAGGAGCGGGCTCAGGTGGCCGAGCTGGCAGAACAGGTCCAGCAGGCAACGGGGCAAACCGTGACGCTGGCCTATGTCGACCAGGGATACACGGGGGAGGCCCCAGCCGAGGCGGCTCGCGCGAAGGGAATCGACCTGGAGGTGGTGAAGCACACCGAGGCCAAGAAGGGCTTCGTTCTACTGCCTCGGCGATGGGTGGTGGAACGAACCTTCGGGTGGCTGGCCCGCTTCCGACGTCTGGCCCGGGACTACGAACGTCTCGGCTCCACGCTGGCCAGCTGGCACTGGCTGGCCTTCGCTACTCTCATACTCCGCAGAATGATGAATCTCGTTGCCGATAGTGCATAA
- a CDS encoding MerR family DNA-binding transcriptional regulator: MERLDGYLRIKDAAAFLGVSPNTLRNWGRDGKVPEHRHPVNNYRLYKETELSRLLRLAEQRPKSAPVHRSPVAHRPG; the protein is encoded by the coding sequence ATGGAGAGACTCGACGGTTATCTGCGAATCAAGGACGCCGCCGCGTTTCTTGGCGTTTCCCCGAATACCCTCCGCAACTGGGGGCGAGACGGGAAGGTCCCGGAGCATCGCCACCCAGTGAATAACTACCGTCTCTACAAGGAGACCGAGTTATCACGACTGCTCCGACTGGCGGAACAGCGGCCGAAGTCCGCCCCCGTCCATCGGTCCCCTGTCGCTCACCGCCCGGGATGA
- the pglW gene encoding BREX system serine/threonine kinase PglW, producing MAATTNWQANSVSRYSWEQEALEFVRAQFPRDEPYRAWSNFEFIADDGSINEVDLLVFTPAGLFLIEIKSHLGRLTGDAGTWTWIHEGRHKVVDNPLNATNLKAKRLRSLLERQKAFKKGRVPFIEPLVFCSGPQLQIELEGNARLRVCPRDRPKTDTSDPRPGIMAAILRRECPGLEGPAKGTHDKPTAKLVAQAMDQAGIRVTRRHRTVYDCELTKTIGDGPGYQDWEAHHTQSKDVIRRVRLYLVREGATAEERQMRERAALREFQLLETLQHPGVLRIYGYTEHEVGSALIFEHDPVSIRLDHFLRFRADSLSFDVRLDLVRQLAEVVRFAHDKRVVHRALCPQSILVTAAASERPRLKVFNWQVGYRESSSLAGASPPVSATSHMDRLVDRAGTPYMAPEALSGDAIGEHLDIFSLGAIAYHIFSGQPPATDAIELGNRLRDTTGLQISSVLNGAGEWLQLLIQEATHPVVLNRTDSVAQFLETLDEVEEELTAPDHEYGDDPTRATAGDILPSGYRVVRRIGQGSTCVALLVEKEGQDYILKVANAPEQNARVKDEADVLGRQLRHPHIVEWIRTIELGDRMGILLRPVFADREKKSIETLGKRVRDEGPLQIDLLHRFGEDLLGVVTHLEEQGIPHRDIKPENIAIGMVGRGHKLHLVLFDFSLSRTLPENIRAGTEAYLDPFLPLRKPAPPRWDLHAERYSAALTLYELATGQLPQWGDGKSAPSQLSPTVEITLDPEKFDPGLREPLIGFFRQALRRNIAERFDNAEEMLQAWRDCFRKVDQVGGSDDPGGKAELAQRLVEATFNTPITELGLGTRATNALDRANILTVANLLTISPARLQRLKGVGHKTRREILAAVRILRERLGRPAVDEEAPVIEPDPPVDPLATAAISVDLLADRLLKTASREGDTVTQVVRSLLGLGESGTWPAQADIARSVGVTRARVGQVVSKLQERWSNDPALTRLRTDIEGLLASQGGVMTIPELADAILVARGSLAEEPLRTTHARGVLRAVLEVDRTLAEPKLVVRRSGEQVVVALSAELLSWAEKLGTLADELAAEDPLAASPRIVQRLREAPAPADIDIADTRLVRLAAAVSQTAAVSSRQELYPCGMPALRALKLSQGAIFGVNVLTIPLIRERVGSRYPDAAPLPDRPQLDELLREAGFEFEWDPVLKEGQGAYTSKGPGPDSGSTGSISTSRRPTLPGRGEPGVVTPEEADARQFEEKLQRALADGAFLCLQVPLKHFDSAREKICERFPNDVEVVDLEEVLLDALQEVVVKARVDWELVLKTDAAPNQGDWDKLLMLVGRAMPAVEARLLQAKQTMLVLYAGLLARYGQMDFLSRLSQKVGRQNGIPGLWLLLAGEQPLLDGKSVPLIGPGQRARIPQSWIRAGLRETERGVAGAGPTGSTGES from the coding sequence ATGGCAGCAACCACGAACTGGCAGGCGAATTCGGTGTCGAGGTACTCCTGGGAGCAGGAAGCCCTCGAGTTCGTCCGCGCCCAGTTTCCCCGCGATGAGCCCTATCGCGCCTGGTCGAACTTCGAATTCATTGCCGATGACGGCAGCATCAACGAGGTCGACCTGCTGGTCTTCACGCCGGCCGGCCTGTTCCTGATTGAGATCAAGAGCCACCTCGGGCGACTGACGGGTGACGCCGGAACCTGGACGTGGATCCACGAGGGCCGGCACAAGGTCGTCGACAACCCGCTGAACGCCACCAATCTCAAGGCCAAAAGGCTCCGGTCTCTGCTGGAGCGGCAGAAGGCGTTCAAGAAGGGACGAGTCCCGTTCATCGAGCCGCTTGTCTTCTGCTCCGGCCCGCAGCTTCAGATCGAACTGGAAGGGAACGCCCGTCTGCGCGTCTGCCCCCGGGACCGGCCAAAAACTGACACCAGTGATCCGCGGCCGGGCATCATGGCGGCGATCCTTCGCCGGGAGTGTCCCGGGCTCGAAGGACCGGCCAAAGGGACGCACGACAAGCCCACGGCGAAGCTCGTCGCCCAGGCCATGGATCAGGCCGGGATCCGCGTGACGCGCCGGCACCGCACGGTCTACGACTGCGAGCTGACGAAGACCATCGGCGACGGCCCGGGCTACCAGGACTGGGAAGCCCACCACACCCAGTCGAAGGACGTCATCCGCCGGGTGCGGCTCTACCTGGTCCGGGAGGGCGCCACGGCCGAAGAGCGGCAGATGCGCGAACGGGCCGCCCTCCGCGAGTTCCAGCTCCTCGAGACCCTGCAGCACCCCGGCGTCCTCCGGATTTACGGCTACACCGAGCACGAAGTCGGCTCCGCCCTGATCTTCGAGCACGACCCCGTCAGCATCCGTCTCGACCACTTCCTCCGCTTCCGGGCGGATTCCCTCAGCTTCGATGTGCGGCTCGATCTCGTCCGGCAGCTCGCCGAGGTGGTTCGGTTTGCGCACGACAAACGCGTTGTCCACCGCGCCCTCTGTCCGCAGAGCATTCTAGTCACCGCGGCAGCAAGCGAGCGCCCTCGGCTGAAGGTCTTCAACTGGCAGGTCGGATATCGGGAAAGCTCGTCCTTGGCGGGAGCCTCTCCGCCCGTCTCCGCGACGTCGCATATGGATCGGCTGGTCGATCGGGCCGGCACGCCTTACATGGCCCCCGAGGCCCTCAGCGGCGACGCCATTGGAGAGCACCTCGATATCTTCTCGCTCGGAGCCATCGCCTACCACATCTTCTCCGGCCAGCCGCCGGCGACGGACGCCATCGAGCTCGGCAACAGGCTGCGGGATACAACCGGCCTGCAGATCAGCTCGGTGCTCAACGGGGCGGGGGAGTGGCTGCAGTTGTTGATCCAGGAGGCGACGCATCCCGTCGTCCTCAACCGCACCGACTCGGTCGCCCAGTTCCTGGAGACTCTCGACGAGGTCGAAGAAGAGCTGACGGCTCCCGACCACGAATACGGCGACGATCCCACGCGAGCCACGGCCGGCGACATCCTCCCCAGTGGCTATCGCGTCGTCCGGCGGATCGGGCAGGGCTCCACCTGCGTCGCGCTGCTGGTCGAGAAGGAGGGACAGGATTACATCCTGAAGGTCGCCAACGCCCCGGAGCAGAATGCCCGGGTCAAGGACGAAGCGGATGTCCTCGGCAGACAACTCCGCCATCCGCACATCGTCGAGTGGATCCGGACGATCGAGCTCGGCGACCGGATGGGAATCCTGCTCCGGCCGGTGTTCGCCGACAGGGAAAAGAAGTCCATCGAGACCCTCGGCAAGCGGGTCCGGGACGAAGGTCCCCTGCAGATCGATCTGCTGCACCGCTTCGGCGAGGATCTGCTGGGCGTTGTGACCCACCTCGAAGAACAGGGGATCCCGCACCGGGACATCAAGCCCGAGAACATCGCCATCGGCATGGTCGGCCGGGGACACAAGCTGCACCTGGTCCTCTTCGATTTCTCGCTGTCGCGGACCCTGCCCGAGAACATCCGCGCCGGGACCGAGGCGTATCTCGATCCGTTTCTGCCGCTGCGAAAGCCCGCCCCACCCCGCTGGGACCTGCATGCCGAACGCTATTCCGCCGCGCTGACTCTCTACGAGCTGGCGACCGGGCAGCTTCCGCAGTGGGGGGACGGCAAGTCGGCCCCGTCGCAGCTCAGCCCGACGGTCGAGATCACGCTCGACCCCGAGAAGTTCGATCCCGGCCTCCGCGAGCCCCTGATCGGCTTCTTTCGCCAGGCGCTCCGCCGCAACATCGCCGAGCGGTTCGACAACGCCGAGGAAATGCTCCAGGCGTGGCGCGACTGCTTCCGCAAGGTTGACCAAGTGGGTGGATCCGACGACCCGGGGGGGAAGGCGGAGCTCGCGCAGCGGCTCGTGGAAGCGACGTTCAACACCCCCATCACCGAACTCGGCCTCGGGACGCGGGCCACCAACGCTCTCGACCGGGCGAACATCCTGACGGTCGCAAACCTGCTGACGATCTCTCCCGCCCGGCTGCAGCGGCTGAAGGGGGTCGGCCACAAGACCCGGCGCGAGATCCTCGCCGCGGTCCGGATCCTCCGGGAGAGACTCGGCCGGCCCGCGGTGGACGAAGAGGCCCCCGTCATCGAACCGGATCCGCCGGTCGATCCGCTCGCCACCGCGGCGATCAGCGTCGACCTGCTGGCCGATCGGCTGCTCAAGACCGCCTCGCGTGAAGGAGACACCGTCACGCAGGTGGTGCGGTCGCTGCTTGGCTTGGGCGAGTCCGGCACCTGGCCCGCCCAGGCCGACATCGCGCGGTCCGTCGGCGTCACGCGGGCGCGGGTCGGACAGGTTGTCAGCAAGCTGCAGGAGCGCTGGTCCAACGACCCCGCCCTGACACGGCTGCGGACCGATATCGAGGGGCTCCTTGCCAGCCAGGGAGGGGTCATGACGATTCCCGAACTGGCCGACGCGATTCTCGTGGCGCGGGGCTCGCTCGCCGAAGAGCCGCTCCGGACCACCCATGCACGTGGAGTTCTGCGGGCGGTCCTCGAAGTCGACCGAACGCTGGCCGAGCCGAAACTCGTCGTGCGCCGCAGTGGAGAGCAGGTCGTCGTGGCCCTCTCCGCCGAACTCCTGTCGTGGGCCGAAAAGCTCGGGACGCTCGCCGATGAGCTGGCTGCCGAAGATCCCCTGGCCGCATCGCCCCGGATCGTGCAGCGCCTGCGGGAAGCTCCGGCTCCGGCCGATATCGACATTGCGGACACCCGCCTGGTCCGGCTTGCCGCAGCCGTCTCGCAGACGGCGGCGGTCTCCAGCCGTCAGGAGCTCTATCCCTGCGGGATGCCGGCGCTCCGGGCGCTCAAGCTGTCGCAGGGGGCGATCTTCGGCGTGAACGTGCTGACAATCCCTCTGATCCGCGAACGGGTCGGCAGCCGTTACCCCGACGCGGCCCCGCTTCCCGATCGGCCGCAGCTCGACGAACTGCTGCGGGAAGCCGGCTTCGAGTTTGAGTGGGATCCCGTCCTCAAGGAGGGACAGGGGGCCTACACGTCGAAAGGTCCCGGGCCGGACTCCGGCTCGACCGGAAGCATCTCGACCAGTCGGCGTCCGACGTTACCGGGTCGGGGCGAACCGGGAGTCGTCACTCCGGAAGAAGCCGATGCCCGGCAGTTCGAGGAGAAGCTCCAGCGGGCACTCGCCGACGGGGCGTTCCTTTGCCTGCAGGTCCCTCTGAAGCACTTCGACTCGGCGCGGGAGAAGATCTGCGAGCGGTTCCCAAACGATGTCGAGGTAGTCGATCTCGAAGAGGTGTTGCTCGACGCCCTGCAGGAGGTTGTCGTGAAGGCCAGGGTCGACTGGGAACTCGTGCTGAAGACCGACGCTGCGCCGAACCAGGGAGACTGGGACAAGCTGCTGATGTTGGTCGGCCGGGCGATGCCGGCGGTGGAGGCGCGGCTGCTGCAGGCGAAACAGACGATGCTCGTGCTCTATGCGGGGCTGCTCGCGCGGTATGGGCAGATGGATTTCCTGAGCCGTTTGTCACAGAAGGTCGGCCGGCAGAACGGCATTCCGGGTCTGTGGCTCCTGCTCGCTGGGGAGCAGCCGCTCCTCGACGGCAAGTCGGTCCCCCTGATCGGCCCCGGCCAGCGGGCCAGGATCCCGCAGAGCTGGATCAGGGCCGGCCTTCGGGAGACCGAGCGGGGAGTGGCCGGGGCCGGACCAACCGGAAGCACCGGTGAATCGTGA
- the pglX gene encoding BREX-2 system adenine-specific DNA-methyltransferase PglX: protein MIDRSALLGDLQKLLTRLEKDLLDRSESAEVPEVGRTLRAEYARAQTAERTAQNYEDWRSDAITQHAAAWVLSAVFVRFLEDNSLIDPPRISGPGERLQRARDEHELYFRQHPKESDRDYLLKIFDELARLPGTRDVFGGHNPLRELPNWLSPDAAGELLKFFQKIDAGTGQLLHDFTDPAWDTRFLGDLYQDLSEAARKKYALLQTPEFVEEFILDRTLDPAIEEFGLGPATEPSSSSSGDEPSGFNAQRFRMIDPACGSGHFLLGAFRRLFDRWRRAEPGTNVRVLVQRALESVNGVDVNPYAIAIARFRLLLAALRECGITRLSNAPAFQINLVCGDSLLHSPYRGGRRVFDFELENSSHECDHAYATEDLPQLKQLLRSKSYHAVVANPPYIVPNDSELSARYRKRFDSCHGQYSLAAPFMEQIYRLAAKGAYTGQITANSFMNNEFGTKLVEVFLPGVDLQAVVDTRYLQPPGHDTPTVILFGRARPPVNSAVRVVMGVKGETPAPLDLAKGKVWSSILTLVDLPDGGDDYISVYNVPRHALAKHPWSLGGGGVALLKTTIEANSHHRLRALAVAIGRTTHTGKDPAFVLEGRSDRTRGWSKFVVPIVTGEDVRHFQVHPSSVVIFPYNRLTGSPIENFPSSLTRHFWCNRTVLMSRRDYGETIQERGLRWIDHSMFFPARYLVRRCLVFAFKATHNHFAMAVGGSVFNRPAPAVILRDDEPDDTYEGLLGIFSSSITALWEREVHRQVAGAGQERWEVRLERNATKLKDFPLPQTYPVAKGRLLQATIQSLRETLPHALVQGGVRGSDMFATARQSSENLLRRLIATQEELDWECYRLYGLLDQDMTFLEPPPLELGQRAFEVVLARKMAAGEVQTTWFERHGSTPITELPPEWPDDYRKIVERRINLIEADPGIRLVEQPEFKRRWNTESWESQLEQALREWLLDRLERYFDFDGRMNDTGTPTAQIEIRMISLASLADIARNDPQFHEAGAVYRNDNAFDIQKLVEELVSAESVPLLPVLRFKDSGLRKRTEWEKTWELQRREDAGESVGTISVPPDYTSADSRNGNFWRLRGDLDVPKERWVSFPHCDGPDGTPMIAWAGYDHLQLAQAVSAYFVDVQERHGGRDDSRLPPLLAGLAELVPWLKQWHNAPDPAFSGQQMGDYFEGFIQDEARQLGKTLAEVKAWTPPAKTGRGKRKTT from the coding sequence ATGATTGACCGCTCCGCGCTCCTTGGCGATCTCCAGAAGCTTCTGACCCGGCTCGAAAAGGACCTGCTCGATCGGAGCGAGTCGGCCGAGGTTCCAGAGGTCGGGCGCACACTCCGCGCGGAGTACGCCCGCGCCCAGACGGCCGAGCGGACGGCGCAGAACTACGAGGACTGGCGGAGCGATGCGATCACGCAGCACGCCGCGGCGTGGGTGCTGTCGGCGGTGTTCGTGCGGTTTCTGGAAGACAATAGCCTGATCGATCCGCCGCGGATCTCGGGGCCGGGGGAGCGGCTGCAGCGGGCACGGGACGAGCATGAGCTCTATTTCCGTCAGCACCCGAAGGAGTCCGACCGGGACTACCTGCTGAAGATCTTCGATGAACTCGCCAGGCTCCCCGGCACGCGGGACGTCTTCGGAGGTCACAACCCCCTCCGCGAGCTGCCGAACTGGTTGTCGCCCGACGCCGCGGGGGAACTGCTGAAGTTCTTCCAGAAGATCGACGCGGGAACGGGGCAACTGCTGCACGACTTCACCGACCCGGCATGGGACACACGCTTCCTGGGGGATCTCTACCAGGATCTGTCGGAAGCCGCCCGCAAGAAGTACGCGCTGCTGCAGACCCCGGAGTTCGTGGAAGAGTTCATCCTCGACCGGACGCTCGACCCGGCGATTGAGGAGTTCGGCCTCGGCCCGGCGACAGAGCCTTCTTCCTCTTCGTCAGGCGATGAACCCTCAGGGTTCAACGCTCAACGCTTCCGGATGATCGATCCCGCCTGCGGCAGCGGGCACTTCCTGTTGGGCGCCTTCCGACGGCTCTTCGATCGCTGGCGGCGAGCGGAGCCGGGGACGAACGTGCGGGTGCTGGTGCAGCGGGCGCTCGAGAGCGTAAACGGGGTCGACGTGAACCCGTACGCGATCGCGATCGCCCGGTTCCGCCTTCTCCTGGCGGCGCTGCGGGAGTGCGGAATCACGCGACTGTCAAACGCCCCGGCCTTCCAGATCAACCTCGTCTGTGGCGACTCGCTGCTACATTCTCCCTATCGAGGAGGACGGCGGGTTTTTGACTTTGAACTCGAGAATAGCTCGCATGAGTGTGATCACGCTTACGCCACCGAGGACCTACCGCAGTTGAAGCAACTTTTACGCTCCAAGTCTTACCATGCGGTAGTGGCCAATCCGCCTTACATCGTTCCCAACGACTCGGAGTTGAGCGCTCGTTACCGGAAGCGATTCGACTCCTGCCACGGTCAATACTCGCTTGCTGCGCCATTCATGGAGCAAATTTACAGGCTTGCCGCCAAGGGTGCCTACACTGGCCAGATTACGGCAAACAGCTTCATGAACAATGAGTTTGGCACGAAATTGGTCGAAGTCTTCCTTCCCGGCGTTGACCTGCAGGCTGTGGTCGACACTCGTTACTTGCAACCACCGGGGCACGACACGCCGACTGTGATCTTGTTCGGACGTGCTCGTCCTCCAGTTAACAGCGCAGTGCGAGTGGTCATGGGAGTTAAAGGAGAGACTCCGGCGCCACTGGACCTTGCAAAAGGAAAAGTATGGTCGAGCATTCTCACTCTCGTCGACCTTCCCGATGGAGGTGACGACTATATCTCCGTATACAATGTCCCACGACACGCGCTTGCCAAGCACCCTTGGTCCCTTGGCGGGGGCGGTGTCGCCTTACTCAAAACAACGATCGAGGCGAACTCACATCATCGACTTCGCGCGCTGGCGGTCGCAATTGGTCGTACAACTCATACAGGAAAGGATCCTGCCTTCGTGCTCGAAGGCCGCTCTGATCGTACCCGCGGTTGGTCGAAGTTCGTCGTGCCGATTGTTACAGGTGAAGATGTTCGACATTTTCAAGTACATCCAAGTTCGGTTGTCATATTTCCGTACAACCGCCTGACGGGATCACCAATTGAAAACTTCCCCTCATCGCTGACACGCCACTTCTGGTGTAACCGAACGGTACTGATGTCTCGACGTGACTACGGTGAGACGATTCAAGAGCGGGGCCTGCGATGGATCGATCACTCGATGTTCTTTCCAGCGCGATATCTCGTTCGCCGTTGTCTAGTGTTTGCTTTCAAAGCAACGCATAATCACTTCGCGATGGCCGTCGGTGGAAGTGTCTTCAATCGGCCGGCCCCCGCAGTAATCCTGCGAGACGACGAGCCAGATGATACTTACGAGGGCCTTCTCGGGATATTTAGCTCATCTATTACTGCTCTCTGGGAGCGGGAGGTTCACCGGCAGGTAGCCGGCGCTGGCCAAGAACGATGGGAGGTTCGTCTCGAGAGAAACGCGACGAAACTTAAAGATTTTCCGCTGCCTCAGACGTATCCCGTTGCGAAAGGACGCCTGCTGCAAGCAACCATTCAATCGCTGCGAGAAACATTGCCGCACGCGCTTGTACAGGGCGGTGTTCGAGGGAGTGATATGTTTGCGACCGCACGTCAATCGAGTGAAAACCTTCTACGGAGGTTGATAGCCACTCAAGAGGAACTCGACTGGGAGTGTTATCGGCTTTATGGGTTGTTGGATCAGGACATGACGTTCTTGGAACCCCCGCCTTTGGAGCTCGGCCAGCGGGCGTTCGAGGTAGTCTTGGCCCGAAAGATGGCCGCAGGAGAAGTGCAAACCACGTGGTTCGAGCGCCACGGTTCGACACCGATCACCGAGCTTCCTCCCGAATGGCCGGACGACTACCGCAAAATCGTTGAACGCCGGATCAACCTGATCGAGGCTGATCCAGGCATCCGCCTCGTCGAACAACCTGAATTCAAGCGCCGGTGGAACACCGAGTCATGGGAATCGCAGCTGGAGCAGGCTCTTCGCGAATGGCTTCTGGACCGACTCGAACGGTACTTCGACTTCGACGGCCGAATGAATGACACCGGTACGCCTACCGCCCAGATCGAGATCCGAATGATCTCACTGGCCAGCCTCGCTGATATCGCACGAAACGACCCCCAGTTTCATGAGGCCGGAGCCGTTTACCGTAACGACAACGCTTTCGACATTCAAAAGCTCGTCGAGGAGCTCGTCTCTGCGGAGAGTGTGCCACTGCTGCCGGTCCTCAGGTTCAAGGACTCCGGCCTTCGCAAACGGACCGAGTGGGAGAAGACCTGGGAGCTCCAGCGCCGCGAAGATGCCGGCGAGTCGGTTGGGACAATCTCCGTCCCCCCTGACTACACGAGCGCCGATTCGCGGAATGGCAACTTCTGGCGGCTTCGCGGAGACTTGGATGTCCCCAAGGAACGCTGGGTCAGCTTTCCCCACTGCGACGGACCCGACGGCACACCCATGATCGCCTGGGCGGGCTACGACCACCTGCAGCTTGCTCAAGCCGTCAGCGCGTACTTCGTCGACGTGCAGGAACGCCACGGCGGCCGCGACGACTCCCGCCTCCCACCCCTCCTCGCCGGACTGGCCGAGCTGGTCCCCTGGCTGAAACAATGGCACAACGCCCCCGACCCCGCCTTTAGCGGCCAGCAGATGGGGGACTACTTCGAAGGCTTCATCCAGGACGAAGCCCGCCAGCTGGGCAAGACGCTGGCGGAAGTGAAGGCGTGGACGCCGCCGGCGAAAACAGGCCGCGGCAAGAGGAAGACCACGTGA